One Pelodiscus sinensis isolate JC-2024 chromosome 24, ASM4963464v1, whole genome shotgun sequence DNA segment encodes these proteins:
- the LOC102443676 gene encoding 2-acylglycerol O-acyltransferase 2-B-like isoform X1, which yields MREGAESLRGGGGRWDKCPRLPLFAPPVSPARPCRFASPRCASRCGAGCRPPRSCNGSSPSWRWCCLALFLLALLGELWLPALLYAAWLYLDRETPSRGGRRSAWVRHWGVWRHFRDYFPITLVKTAPLDPSRNYLFGFHPHGVLVAGAFGNFCTEATGFGELFPGLTPHLLMLPFWFRLPLFRDYIMSGGLVSSDKASISYLLNREGGGQVAVIAVGGPPESLEARPGALTLQILSRKGFIKAALQHGAALVPVFSFGENELFHQVPNPRGSLVRTVQERLQKVMGLALPLFHARGVFQYSFGLLPFRSPIHTVVGAPIPVPRTPCPSRQDIDQLHATYLERLIALFEENKTKYGLPPEKHLNLI from the exons ATGCGTGAGGGGGCGGAGTCactgaggggcgggggtgggCGATGGGATAAATGCCCCCGGCTGCCCCTGTTTGCTCCCCCTGTGTCCCCGGCCCGGCCATGCCGATTCGCTTCGCCCCGCTGCGCATCCCGCTGCGGCGCCGGCTGCAGACCGCCGCGGTCCTGCAATGGGTCTTCTCCTTCCTGGCGCTGG TGCtgcctggccctgttcctgctggCGCTGCTGGGTGAGctgtggctgccggccctgctctACGCTGCCTGGCTCTACCTGGACCGGGAGACCCCTTCCCGCGGGGGCCGCCGCTCCGCCTGGGTGCGCCACTGGGGCGTCTGGAGGCACTTCCGCGACTACTTCCCCATCACG ctggtGAAGACAGCGCCCCTGGACCCCTCCCGCAATTACCTCTTCGGGTTCCACCCACATGGGGTGCTGGTGGCTGGCGCCTTCGGCAACTTCTGCACGGAAGCCACAGGATTTGGGGAGCTGTTCCCGGGGCTCACACCCCACCTGCTCATGCTGCCCTTCTGGTTCCGCCTGCCCCTCTTCCGTGACTACATCATGAGCGGGG GGCTGGTTTCCTCGGACAAGGCCAGCATCAGCTACCTGCTGAACAGGGAAGGCGGGGGGCAGGTGGCTGTGATCGCTGTGGGGGGTCCTCCGGAGTCATTGGAGGCCCGGCCTGGGGCGCTGACCCTCCAGATCCTTAGCCGCAAGGGCTTCATCAAGGCAGCCCTGCAGCACGG tgctgccctGGTGCCCGTGTTCTCCTTTGGGGAGAACGAGCTCTTCCACCAGGTGCCGAACCCCCGGGGCTCGCTGGTGCGCACGGTGCAGGAGCGGCTGCAGAAAGTCAtggggctggcactgcccctcTTCCACGCCCGCGGGGTCTTCCAGTACAGCTTTGGGCTGCTGCCTTTCCGCAGCCCCATCCACACCGTGG TGGGGGCGCCCATCCCGGTGCCCCGGACTCCCTGCCCATCCCGCCAGGACATCGACCAGCTCCATGCCACCTACCTGGAGCGGCTCATTGCGCTCTTCGAGGAGAACAAGACCAAGTATGGGCTGCCCCCAGAGAAGCACCTGAACCTCATCTAG
- the LOC102463902 gene encoding paired immunoglobulin-like type 2 receptor beta isoform X3, giving the protein MSLELLLLPLMWGVFSATAQDPRYRLEQPEILAAPTGGSITLPCTLIYPPEIEPLRGVRVYWRRGGFHGDFVYNHTEGFTRWDYRGRIALVGNPGGRPKRTASIRIDRLQASDTSEYVCQVCVQLQNGTWIHWKALPGTRLTVTEAAPSPMPRTWHPALATQDTRSAERNSTGHLDTTHLALIGLASTLSKIGICIALFALCQWLGWAPGLRNRRPARSDPPGERGLNVPPWHTAHGQASPGNDASQQR; this is encoded by the exons ATgagcctggagctgctgctgctacccctGATGTGGG GTGTCTTTTCAGCCACTGCCCAGGATCCCCGGTACCGTCTGGAGCAGCCCGAGATCCTGGCGGCACCGACCGGGGGCTCCATCACCCTGCCCTGCACGTTAATCTACCCCCCCGAGATCGAGCCGCTGCGGGGGGTCCGGGTTTACTGGAGGCGAGGGGGTTTCCATGGCGATTTCGTGTACAATCACACCGAGGGGTTCACCCGCTGGGATTACCGGGGCCGCATCGCACTGGTCGGGAACCCGGGGGGGAGACCGAAGCGAACGGCCTCGATCCGCATCGACCGGCTGCAGGCGTCGGACACCAGCGAATATGTCTGCCAAGTCTGCGTGCAGTTGCAGAACGGCACATGGATCCACTGGAAGGCTCTGCCAGGAACCCGCCTCACAGTGACAG aagcagctcccagccccatgcctaGGACGTGGCACCCAGCACTGGCAACGCAGGACACGAGGAGTGCAGAGAGAAACAGCACTGGACACCTGGACACCACTCACCTCGCCCTCATTGGCCTGGCCTCCACACTTTCCAAGATCGGCATCTGCATCGCGCTCTTTGCCCTCTGccagtggctgggctgggctccaggcctCAGGAACAGGAGGCCGGCACGGAGCGACCCACCAGGGGAACGGGGTTTGAATGTGCCTCCTTGGCACACAGCTCACGGCCAAGCGTCCCCGGGGAATGATGCCAGCCAGCAGCGGTAA
- the LOC102443414 gene encoding paired immunoglobulin-like type 2 receptor alpha isoform X1 has translation MDSSRPLQPPKYPGSRAPPREQRGAGKPGLWGWLWKGSDCGALPSCPIPIPSLASSSRYCHWLPRPDSQLASGPRPGGAGQGSCSSWKPHAQPHGPEMWLLPGHPALLLLAGILGGATAQDPRYRLEQPEILAAPTGGSITLPCTLIYPPEIEPLREVRVYWRRGGFHGDFVHNHTEGFTRWDYRGRIALVGNPGERPKRTASIRIDRLQASDTSEYVCQVCVQLQNGTWIPWRALPGTRLTVTEAASTPHDPRTKQAPMPATTQLPAMHGTAPVIGGVLAGAVLLAVLIGLAVCRAQKRTGCWQKPPLAGEQSQLQAEGERQYMEIPMGGPSVSPPQCPLDPQEPGLLYTVLAFAEPGNAPGQPKAHGPTTGETLYSAVRVC, from the exons ATGGATTCCTCCCGTCCCCTGCAGCCCCCGAAGTACCCCGGGTCCCGTGCCCCCccgagggagcagaggggggctgggaagccTGGACTGTGGGGCTGGCTATGGAAGGGAAGTGACTGTGGCGCTTTGCCTAGTTGCCCAATTCCTATCCCCTCCCTCGCTTCCTCCTCGCGGTATTGCCACTGGCTCCCACGCCCTGACTCCCAGCTAGCgtccggcccccgccctgggggtgctgggcagggTAGCTGCAGTTCCTGGAAGCCAcatgcccagccccacggcccagaGATGTGGCTGCTGCCGGGacatccagccctgctgctcctggctgggaTCCTGGGTGGAG CCACTGCCCAGGATCCCCGGTACCGTCTGGAGCAGCCCGAGATCCTGGCGGCACCGACTGGGGGCTCCATCACCCTGCCCTGCACGTTAATCTACCCCCCCGAGATCGAGCCGCTGCGGGAGGTCCGGGTTTACTGGAGGCGAGGGGGTTTCCATGGCGATTTCGTGCACAATCACACCGAGGGGTTCACCCGCTGGGATTACCGGGGCCGCATCGCACTGGTCGGGAACCCGGGGGAGAGACCGAAGCGAACGGCCTCGATCCGCATCGACCGGCTGCAGGCGTCGGACACCAGCGAATATGTCTGCCAAGTCTGCGTGCAGTTGCAGAACGGCACATGGATCCCCTGGCGCGCTCTGCCAGGAACCCGCCTCACAGTGACAG aggcagcctCGACACCGCACGACCCCCGCACGAAGCAGGCACCGATGCCAGCCACGACCCAGTTGCCAGCCATGCATGGCACAGCCCCCGTGAtagggggggtgctggcaggggctgtcctGCTGGCTGTGCTCATTGGGCTGGCTGTGTGCAGAGCCCAGAAGAGAACAG GCTGCTGGCAGAAGCCCCCCCTGGCTGG ggagcagagccagctgcaaGCCGAGGGCGAAAGACAGTACATGGAGATCCCGATGGGAG GGCCCAGCGTGTCTCCGCCCCAGTGCCCACTGGACCCCCAGGAGCCTGGCCTGCTCTACACTGTCTTGGCCTTCGCTGAACCTGGGAATGCCCCGGGGCAGCCAAAGGCCCATGGCCCCACCACGGGCGAGACCCTCTACTCAGCTGTCCGGGTCTGCTAG
- the LOC102461803 gene encoding LOW QUALITY PROTEIN: uncharacterized protein LOC102461803 (The sequence of the model RefSeq protein was modified relative to this genomic sequence to represent the inferred CDS: inserted 1 base in 1 codon) — protein MSAHAPAKKPREAAGGSKAQKAAGPGTTELSTEAVSASKERKGVSLAAFKKSLSARGYAVEKSNSCIKLGIKSQVNKGPLVHTKGIGASSSFKLSKKLGDTKQKAPKKPAVKPKKTAAKKPARPPRNPRRLWWQKRASKAKKPAASPVKKAAKSPKKVKATKXKKAAKSPAKAKVVKPKAAKSKPTKPKPVKAKKAMPKKRIGLKTLGIRNPGAVGQLVLCTVGQLILGAHNSTRLGRGADGLVHKWSSTRTWGQSMPLTDSGFESKQEICHTMHRQLVELIRECCDK, from the exons ATGTCAGCTCAC GCTCCTGCTAAGAAGCCGAGGGAGGCGGCAGGAGGATCCAAAGCCCAGAAGGCCGCAGGTCCCGGCACGACCGAGCTGAGCACTGAGGCGGTGTCTGCTTCCAAGGAGCGCAAAGGGGTGTCATTGGCTGCTTTTAAGAAGTCTCTGTCTGCCAGAGGATACGCTGTAGAGAAGAGTAACAGCTGCATCAAGCTGGGGATCAAGAGCCAGGTGAATAAGGGCCCCTTAGTTCATACTAAGGGAATCGGTGCCTCGAGCTCCTTTAAACTCAGTAAGAAGCTGGGAGACACCAAGCAAAAGGCACCTAAGAAGCCCGCGGTGAAGCCTAAGAAAACAGCTGCCAAGAAGCCTGCCAGGCCGCCAAGAAACCCCAGAAGGCTGTGGTGGCAAAAAAGAGCCTCAAAAGCTAAGAAACCAGCAGCTTCTCCCGTCAAGAAAGCTGCCAAGAGTCCGAAGAAAGTGAAAGCCACCA CCAAAAAGGCAGCTAAGAGCCCAGCTAAAGCCAAAGTGGTGAAGCCCAAAGCAGCCAAGTCCAAACCAACAAAACCCAAACCAGTGAAGGCCAAGAAAGCCATGCCTAAGAAGCGAATTGGTTTGAAGACACTTGGCATAAGAAACCCAGGCGCTGTGGGTCAGCTGGTCCTGTGCACTGTGGGTCAGCTGATCCTG GGTGCCCATAACTCAACACGTTTGGGTCGAGGAGCAGACGGCCTGGTGCACAAATGGAGCAGCACAAGAACCTGGGGTCAGTCAATGCCATTAACAGACAGCGGGTTTGAAAGCAAACAGGAAATATGTCACACAATGCACCGCCAGCTTGTGGAGCTCATCAGGGAATGTTGTGATAAATAG
- the LOC102463902 gene encoding paired immunoglobulin-like type 2 receptor beta isoform X1 — protein sequence MGCGPHTALRPGMHALGGLRLAAGGSVASLLHRHWGGAGGALRGSTTCLAWLVQPSKPSVTAGLSLARQLSASAEPPPLPPGIRCVLHHPSSPPDNARPARSGIPATPAPNKGWSLLTSRPIPGVMALLVPPGAGTRAALGACTGHCWKSRRVSSILCSPGWELLMGRSDRSISPGVFSATAQDPRYRLEQPEILAAPTGGSITLPCTLIYPPEIEPLRGVRVYWRRGGFHGDFVYNHTEGFTRWDYRGRIALVGNPGGRPKRTASIRIDRLQASDTSEYVCQVCVQLQNGTWIHWKALPGTRLTVTEAAPSPMPRTWHPALATQDTRSAERNSTGHLDTTHLALIGLASTLSKIGICIALFALCQWLGWAPGLRNRRPARSDPPGERGLNVPPWHTAHGQASPGNDASQQR from the exons ATGGGCTGTGGGCCGCACACAGCCCTGCGGCCCGGCATGCATGCCCTGGGAGGGCTGCGCTTGgctgcaggaggctctgtggCGTCACTACTGCACAGACACTGGGGCGGTGCTGGAGGTGCTCTAAGGGGCAGCACAacctgcctggcctggctggtTCAGCCCAGCAAACCCAGCGTCACAGCAGGGCTTAGCCTCGCTCGCCAGCTCTCagcctctgcagagccccccccccttccccccgggatCAGGTGTGTCCTGCACCACCCAAGTTCACCGCCTGACAATGCCCGACCGGCCAGATCTGGCATCCCAGCCACGCCAGCACCCAACAAGGGCTGGTCCCTTCTCACTAGCAGGCCCATCCCTGGAGTAATGGCACTGctggtgcctcctggggctgggaccagggcagCCCTGGGAGCTTGCACCGGTCACTGCTGGAAAAGCAGGAGAGTCTCTAGCATCCTCTGCAGCCCCGGGTGGGAACTGTTGATGGGGCGCAGTGACAGGAGCATCTCTCCAGGTGTCTTTTCAGCCACTGCCCAGGATCCCCGGTACCGTCTGGAGCAGCCCGAGATCCTGGCGGCACCGACCGGGGGCTCCATCACCCTGCCCTGCACGTTAATCTACCCCCCCGAGATCGAGCCGCTGCGGGGGGTCCGGGTTTACTGGAGGCGAGGGGGTTTCCATGGCGATTTCGTGTACAATCACACCGAGGGGTTCACCCGCTGGGATTACCGGGGCCGCATCGCACTGGTCGGGAACCCGGGGGGGAGACCGAAGCGAACGGCCTCGATCCGCATCGACCGGCTGCAGGCGTCGGACACCAGCGAATATGTCTGCCAAGTCTGCGTGCAGTTGCAGAACGGCACATGGATCCACTGGAAGGCTCTGCCAGGAACCCGCCTCACAGTGACAG aagcagctcccagccccatgcctaGGACGTGGCACCCAGCACTGGCAACGCAGGACACGAGGAGTGCAGAGAGAAACAGCACTGGACACCTGGACACCACTCACCTCGCCCTCATTGGCCTGGCCTCCACACTTTCCAAGATCGGCATCTGCATCGCGCTCTTTGCCCTCTGccagtggctgggctgggctccaggcctCAGGAACAGGAGGCCGGCACGGAGCGACCCACCAGGGGAACGGGGTTTGAATGTGCCTCCTTGGCACACAGCTCACGGCCAAGCGTCCCCGGGGAATGATGCCAGCCAGCAGCGGTAA
- the LOC102443676 gene encoding 2-acylglycerol O-acyltransferase 2-B-like isoform X2 has protein sequence MPIRFAPLRIPLRRRLQTAAVLQWVFSFLALAQCCLALFLLALLGELWLPALLYAAWLYLDRETPSRGGRRSAWVRHWGVWRHFRDYFPITLVKTAPLDPSRNYLFGFHPHGVLVAGAFGNFCTEATGFGELFPGLTPHLLMLPFWFRLPLFRDYIMSGGLVSSDKASISYLLNREGGGQVAVIAVGGPPESLEARPGALTLQILSRKGFIKAALQHGAALVPVFSFGENELFHQVPNPRGSLVRTVQERLQKVMGLALPLFHARGVFQYSFGLLPFRSPIHTVVGAPIPVPRTPCPSRQDIDQLHATYLERLIALFEENKTKYGLPPEKHLNLI, from the exons ATGCCGATTCGCTTCGCCCCGCTGCGCATCCCGCTGCGGCGCCGGCTGCAGACCGCCGCGGTCCTGCAATGGGTCTTCTCCTTCCTGGCGCTGG CGCAGTGCtgcctggccctgttcctgctggCGCTGCTGGGTGAGctgtggctgccggccctgctctACGCTGCCTGGCTCTACCTGGACCGGGAGACCCCTTCCCGCGGGGGCCGCCGCTCCGCCTGGGTGCGCCACTGGGGCGTCTGGAGGCACTTCCGCGACTACTTCCCCATCACG ctggtGAAGACAGCGCCCCTGGACCCCTCCCGCAATTACCTCTTCGGGTTCCACCCACATGGGGTGCTGGTGGCTGGCGCCTTCGGCAACTTCTGCACGGAAGCCACAGGATTTGGGGAGCTGTTCCCGGGGCTCACACCCCACCTGCTCATGCTGCCCTTCTGGTTCCGCCTGCCCCTCTTCCGTGACTACATCATGAGCGGGG GGCTGGTTTCCTCGGACAAGGCCAGCATCAGCTACCTGCTGAACAGGGAAGGCGGGGGGCAGGTGGCTGTGATCGCTGTGGGGGGTCCTCCGGAGTCATTGGAGGCCCGGCCTGGGGCGCTGACCCTCCAGATCCTTAGCCGCAAGGGCTTCATCAAGGCAGCCCTGCAGCACGG tgctgccctGGTGCCCGTGTTCTCCTTTGGGGAGAACGAGCTCTTCCACCAGGTGCCGAACCCCCGGGGCTCGCTGGTGCGCACGGTGCAGGAGCGGCTGCAGAAAGTCAtggggctggcactgcccctcTTCCACGCCCGCGGGGTCTTCCAGTACAGCTTTGGGCTGCTGCCTTTCCGCAGCCCCATCCACACCGTGG TGGGGGCGCCCATCCCGGTGCCCCGGACTCCCTGCCCATCCCGCCAGGACATCGACCAGCTCCATGCCACCTACCTGGAGCGGCTCATTGCGCTCTTCGAGGAGAACAAGACCAAGTATGGGCTGCCCCCAGAGAAGCACCTGAACCTCATCTAG
- the LOC102463902 gene encoding paired immunoglobulin-like type 2 receptor beta isoform X2, producing the protein MGCGPHTALRPGMHALGGLRLAAGGSVASLLHRHWGGAGGALRGSTTCLAWLVQPSKPSVTAGLSLARQLSASAEPPPLPPGIRCVLHHPSSPPDNARPARSGIPATPAPNKGWSLLTSRPIPGVMALLVPPGAGTRAALGACTGHCWKSRRVSSILCSPGWELLMGRSDRSISPGVFSATAQDPRYRLEQPEILAAPTGGSITLPCTLIYPPEIEPLRGVRVYWRRGGFHGDFVYNHTEGFTRWDYRGRIALVGNPGGRPKRTASIRIDRLQASDTSEYVCQVCVQLQNGTWIHWKALPGTRLTVTAAPSPMPRTWHPALATQDTRSAERNSTGHLDTTHLALIGLASTLSKIGICIALFALCQWLGWAPGLRNRRPARSDPPGERGLNVPPWHTAHGQASPGNDASQQR; encoded by the exons ATGGGCTGTGGGCCGCACACAGCCCTGCGGCCCGGCATGCATGCCCTGGGAGGGCTGCGCTTGgctgcaggaggctctgtggCGTCACTACTGCACAGACACTGGGGCGGTGCTGGAGGTGCTCTAAGGGGCAGCACAacctgcctggcctggctggtTCAGCCCAGCAAACCCAGCGTCACAGCAGGGCTTAGCCTCGCTCGCCAGCTCTCagcctctgcagagccccccccccttccccccgggatCAGGTGTGTCCTGCACCACCCAAGTTCACCGCCTGACAATGCCCGACCGGCCAGATCTGGCATCCCAGCCACGCCAGCACCCAACAAGGGCTGGTCCCTTCTCACTAGCAGGCCCATCCCTGGAGTAATGGCACTGctggtgcctcctggggctgggaccagggcagCCCTGGGAGCTTGCACCGGTCACTGCTGGAAAAGCAGGAGAGTCTCTAGCATCCTCTGCAGCCCCGGGTGGGAACTGTTGATGGGGCGCAGTGACAGGAGCATCTCTCCAGGTGTCTTTTCAGCCACTGCCCAGGATCCCCGGTACCGTCTGGAGCAGCCCGAGATCCTGGCGGCACCGACCGGGGGCTCCATCACCCTGCCCTGCACGTTAATCTACCCCCCCGAGATCGAGCCGCTGCGGGGGGTCCGGGTTTACTGGAGGCGAGGGGGTTTCCATGGCGATTTCGTGTACAATCACACCGAGGGGTTCACCCGCTGGGATTACCGGGGCCGCATCGCACTGGTCGGGAACCCGGGGGGGAGACCGAAGCGAACGGCCTCGATCCGCATCGACCGGCTGCAGGCGTCGGACACCAGCGAATATGTCTGCCAAGTCTGCGTGCAGTTGCAGAACGGCACATGGATCCACTGGAAGGCTCTGCCAGGAACCCGCCTCACAGTGACAG cagctcccagccccatgcctaGGACGTGGCACCCAGCACTGGCAACGCAGGACACGAGGAGTGCAGAGAGAAACAGCACTGGACACCTGGACACCACTCACCTCGCCCTCATTGGCCTGGCCTCCACACTTTCCAAGATCGGCATCTGCATCGCGCTCTTTGCCCTCTGccagtggctgggctgggctccaggcctCAGGAACAGGAGGCCGGCACGGAGCGACCCACCAGGGGAACGGGGTTTGAATGTGCCTCCTTGGCACACAGCTCACGGCCAAGCGTCCCCGGGGAATGATGCCAGCCAGCAGCGGTAA
- the LOC102443414 gene encoding uncharacterized protein LOC102443414 isoform X2, whose product MDSSRPLQPPKYPGSRAPPREQRGAGKPGLWGWLWKGSDCGALPSCPIPIPSLASSSRYCHWLPRPDSQLASGPRPGGAGQGSCSSWKPHAQPHGPEMWLLPGHPALLLLAGILGGATAQDPRYRLEQPEILAAPTGGSITLPCTLIYPPEIEPLREVRVYWRRGGFHGDFVHNHTEGFTRWDYRGRIALVGNPGERPKRTASIRIDRLQASDTSEYVCQVCVQLQNGTWIPWRALPGTRLTVTGCWQKPPLAGEQSQLQAEGERQYMEIPMGGPSVSPPQCPLDPQEPGLLYTVLAFAEPGNAPGQPKAHGPTTGETLYSAVRVC is encoded by the exons ATGGATTCCTCCCGTCCCCTGCAGCCCCCGAAGTACCCCGGGTCCCGTGCCCCCccgagggagcagaggggggctgggaagccTGGACTGTGGGGCTGGCTATGGAAGGGAAGTGACTGTGGCGCTTTGCCTAGTTGCCCAATTCCTATCCCCTCCCTCGCTTCCTCCTCGCGGTATTGCCACTGGCTCCCACGCCCTGACTCCCAGCTAGCgtccggcccccgccctgggggtgctgggcagggTAGCTGCAGTTCCTGGAAGCCAcatgcccagccccacggcccagaGATGTGGCTGCTGCCGGGacatccagccctgctgctcctggctgggaTCCTGGGTGGAG CCACTGCCCAGGATCCCCGGTACCGTCTGGAGCAGCCCGAGATCCTGGCGGCACCGACTGGGGGCTCCATCACCCTGCCCTGCACGTTAATCTACCCCCCCGAGATCGAGCCGCTGCGGGAGGTCCGGGTTTACTGGAGGCGAGGGGGTTTCCATGGCGATTTCGTGCACAATCACACCGAGGGGTTCACCCGCTGGGATTACCGGGGCCGCATCGCACTGGTCGGGAACCCGGGGGAGAGACCGAAGCGAACGGCCTCGATCCGCATCGACCGGCTGCAGGCGTCGGACACCAGCGAATATGTCTGCCAAGTCTGCGTGCAGTTGCAGAACGGCACATGGATCCCCTGGCGCGCTCTGCCAGGAACCCGCCTCACAGTGACAG GCTGCTGGCAGAAGCCCCCCCTGGCTGG ggagcagagccagctgcaaGCCGAGGGCGAAAGACAGTACATGGAGATCCCGATGGGAG GGCCCAGCGTGTCTCCGCCCCAGTGCCCACTGGACCCCCAGGAGCCTGGCCTGCTCTACACTGTCTTGGCCTTCGCTGAACCTGGGAATGCCCCGGGGCAGCCAAAGGCCCATGGCCCCACCACGGGCGAGACCCTCTACTCAGCTGTCCGGGTCTGCTAG